The Schistocerca gregaria isolate iqSchGreg1 chromosome X, iqSchGreg1.2, whole genome shotgun sequence nucleotide sequence AAGCCAAACTATAGCTCATGACCACACCTATTATTTCTAAGAAAAATTAAGTTTCAAACGCGtttaaaactgtaaaaatattacCTGTATTTGTCAGAAGTGATATATTACAGAAATAAGGTGTTTTGTCTTCGTGAAATCGTTCTTCAGGACAGCGCGAATAGTTTCACATATATTGAGTGTAACAACACTCAATGCTTGTATCGAAACTCCTAGTGAGAATTCTAGCTCCCTATTGCCATGAACCTTAACGTCAGCGTCTGCCGCTCACTTGGAATAATTGCTCTCCCCACATAAATTTTATCGGTATTATACGATGGATTATGAGCGTCAAACATAAGTGTGTGTGCCCATCTGCAAATAATCACGCAAATCATCGGGTTCGCCATGCAAATCGCGAAGTAACCATTCTGATCGGACTTTGTTTcttgcattttatattttatttatttgtttttgcagCTCAAGTTGCGAACAGAGACCATTACAGAATTTCCTCCATCACGAATTTCGTAATAAATTGGATAAACTTTGAGGTTGGAGAGCCTAGTTGCTTGCCGCTGAAATTTCATATCTTGACCgatagatggcgggcgagtagtcgATTTACGGCATGCACAGACATTTGCGCAGATATATCACTGCCTTTGGACGGGCCATGGGCCGAGTTTGAGTTACCTGTTTAAAATTTAGGCTTACAACCGCACCTTTAACGATCATAAAAcatatttcttgtactttcttgCATTAGAGTCTTGCACTTCAGTTATTCTACACGTGCAGTATATTTGTTATTTGTAATCGCAACAAATTATATTGTAGTCACACACACTGTACTATTAAAATAATGCATTTCTCCGTACGAAATACATTTGTACTTCATAAAGCCGCCtgaatgtataaacaaatataaaacatttatGATCGACGACAGCTTGTGGACTTCTTCTGTAAAGGTTCAGAATGGGAAGTAGTATATCTTTCTACTATTATCTTTGACAATTCCTCTTGCTCTCCCCGCCCACCGCCGAACTACGGTGTTTAAAAGTACCTGTTGTCGCTTCCATCGATCAGTAGGCGGTGGACGTTGGAAGCTGATGTATGTTGAGGGCAAGTGCAGGTACGCCAGtgaggtgtggtgtggtgtgtgttttttctttttttaatttcgttttgttgtgGCGGGGTGAACACTGTTTACTTTCAGTTTTCCTATCCGTactataaaataattttcttcttttagGGATTGTTAAGATGTGAACTTGAATGTGCTGAACCAATTTTAATTGTAGGGTTATACATTTGCGCATGTATGAATACGATTATTGTATTGCCACTGATAAAGTAAAGAACAACACGAAAGTAGTTTAACCACCTTTTTTTTTGTTAACTACTACTTCAACTGTTAATTTCTGGCGTAATTTATCGTCGCAGATGTACCGGGATTTTGGCGCGTACATGCGCATTTTCACATAACAATGTGTAATTTTTAATTGCCTAAGGATAGCATTCACTTTTTTTTTAAGGATAACATTAATTATCTTTAATCACCAAGTGTCCGTGTAGAATAATGTTTACACGAAACCCGTGGATTCGAGAGTGCAAAGCTACTTATGGTAAGAACGCATATAGTTTGCTCTTGAGAATCTTATATTTTTAAGATTTGTAGCTTTTAATATGGCCAGAACAAAGATATCTAAATGTCCGTGCTGCTACAGATAACGCGCTTTGATCCTAGACCGCTTTCGCATAAATGTTTGTTTTCCAACTGTTAGTTTTTCTCCGTGTGGACGGTTCTATTCCGGTGTGCCGAGAGTTTACAGTTGAAATCTTACTAGAGTTATTATGTATATACGGTTTTACCCTCTTTTGTCATAACGAACGGATATTTAAATCAATACCTCGCAGTATCTTTCCTTTTCCACCATTTATGTAAAAGTGCGGTGGCTTTGCAATAAGTGGGATGGTAGAGAATTTTTTTTCCGCTAAAGTGGACGGTTGTGTTGAGATATCCTGGGTGAGCCACACTGAACCGAACCACTGATTAGTTGCTACTGAAACTGCGTCAACAACTTAAGTAATTTGTTTCTAgtagtacagtgctccttattaaATTTTAGAAAATGTGAATTTTTTTCGAAACTTAACTGTTCAACGCTGATAATTTAAAACTCTCTTGACAAAAATTCCAAATGACGTACGTGTATATAGCTCCCAGATGATCGTTAGGACACTTCATTCCGCTCATGGTACACTGGTCATTGTCATTTATAATGAATGCCTATTTATTAGTCAtcagtctaaaatggttcaaatagctctgagcactgtggaacttaacatctatggtcatcagtcacttagaactacttaaacctaactaacctaaggacaacacacagccatcacgaggcagagaaaatccctgaccccgctgggaatcgaaccggggcgcgggaagcgagaacgctaccgcacgaccgcgagatgagGGCAGTCATCAGTCATTGTATAGATTTGGAAACCATATTTACAGATCTATGTATATATTGTGTCATTTATGTCATATAAATAtagcttcactttctttgtcaactGTAAGTTCTTGCTGCATCGGATACTAATGTTTTGTTGCTGGACGGTAAGTTTACATTTCGATGTACGACATGAACTcgacttttaataacaaaattagtctctctctctctctctctctctctctctctctctctctctctctctctctctgtgtctgtgtgtgtgtgtgtgtgtgtgtgtgtgtgtgtgtgggccaaTTAAGTACTAGCACATTGATATTATACCCCTGGTAAGAGTGTTTTAGTGTGTGTGAAATGATGTGCTACAATCATCATAACTATCAAGCACTAGTTTCTTCAATGTTATTGATTCTTATTTGGTACCAGTATTTCAGAGTATGTGTGATGCAGTGGGTTAGTGTGGATGTGACTGCTATTTTAGATATATTaaactatgcccccccccccaaaaaaaaagtaatGGAATGCTAATTCTGAATTTGTTAATAATTATTCATTCAGGCCAATAATGCAGTATTAGATTTATGTTATGTAGTGTGTTAAATGTGTCTCATGGTCTCCATAATTTTATTCCAGGTTGCAATAACAGAGgcaactaaccctgccacaataagATGGCAGCCTCACAGACAAGTTTGTCTGCAAGTGTATCAACAGCAAAAACTGATCAATCTGAGGATAATGAGGCTAAGGAAGATCAGAAAACAACCACTCAAAGTGCTGAAACAAAAGGCTCAGAATCTACATATCACGAAAACCCTAACCAGGAGTCAAAGAATGGCAATACACTGGCAAACAAAGAAACTGGGCTAGAAGAAAAATTGACCAGTGAAGACAATAAGGAGACTACAAAGTTAGGTGAAATGGAATCTAAGTCACTATCAGAAGTTCATGGTACTAAAGCCAGTACAGATCTTGACAGTGATGACAGAAAGTTAGTAGGTGATAACGATAGCAAAACAAAATTAGTTGGAGGCGGTGAAACTATAAAACAAGCTGAAAGTTCAGAAAGTAAGACAGCCCTCAGCTTAGAGACCACAAAGGATGACAGTGAGGAAGCATCTGTATCAGCAAGGAATATAGAAAGCAAGGAGACAGAGGATGATACAAAGAAGATCCCGGATGACAAACATTCAGAAAAGGAGGTGGGCGAAGATCCCAAAGACAGCCCAGCAGGGATTTCAGATGGTAGGGCAGAGAGAACTGTTGGAGCAGAAAAGAGTTCTGAAACCCCAGGAGATAAAGGGGGAGAGGATACTGCACGTAGTAAAGATGATGGAATAAAGAGTGACATACAGAATGTCGCTGCAGACAAAGACGCAGTTAGCAAAGATGCAGGGGTAGCTGTAGGAACTGAAAGTCAAATCACGGAAACTCCAGAGAATAAGGGAGCTGATAATGTTGTGGGTATGGCAGATGACAAAGATGAGGTGTGTGCAAAGAAAAGCGACGACACATCTGCAGCTGATAATAAAGCCAG carries:
- the LOC126298735 gene encoding muscle M-line assembly protein unc-89-like — its product is MAASQTSLSASVSTAKTDQSEDNEAKEDQKTTTQSAETKGSESTYHENPNQESKNGNTLANKETGLEEKLTSEDNKETTKLGEMESKSLSEVHGTKASTDLDSDDRKLVGDNDSKTKLVGGGETIKQAESSESKTALSLETTKDDSEEASVSARNIESKETEDDTKKIPDDKHSEKEVGEDPKDSPAGISDGRAERTVGAEKSSETPGDKGGEDTARSKDDGIKSDIQNVAADKDAVSKDAGVAVGTESQITETPENKGADNVVGMADDKDEVCAKKSDDTSAADNKASEQTKEDKNEPGKEPDAEPEEPLVPKIPNGVASKGKGRRKGTPKRAVPDDTPEPSTSSAETKATRTQPAKKETAQPSSKKRKAPEEQRAQPTRRSKRRKVHGWGAKRKSRSLRDQ